A DNA window from Trypanosoma brucei brucei TREU927 chromosome 10, whole genome shotgun sequence contains the following coding sequences:
- a CDS encoding vacuolar protein sorting-associated protein 45, putative (similar to Vacuolar protein sorting-associated protein 45 (rvps45). (Swiss-Prot:O08700) (Rattus norvegicus); similar to Vacuolar protein-sorting protein 45 homolog (AtVPS45). (Swiss-Prot:O49048) (Arabidopsis thaliana;)), which translates to MSTAPPNLFSTVAAYMDAILPADNAMKVLLVDEATLHIISMVRSQTFLLSRGVFLVARVDNHSQRKCMGNMRCVVFIRPQVLSVNAVCDELRNPKYESYAIYFSAAAPSELLDSLACADVRGVVRSVCEVFCDFVTLNADAFVTAAPVPNVLLPGFMNSGSLKRVAEGIASTFVAHRRRPYVRYDQRSAFARSLATVLNDVLGENIELYDYKSKDTVLLILDRNSDALTPLITPWTYQSMLNEHVGLQYNRLHFSAATSQNNQEQKGSEEGEGEYVFSPNDDSFFAANMFANWGDLCQNVKEFVDKCKSTINIDRNTATMDEIKDYVQRISHTKSMAGSVEKHATVVTHLSSEIKKRGLLETSLLEQHMIVANDPTGHWNRLQDFVCQRNRGSGDGVATVTDIVRLCLIYHLKYEKPHQPSRVTEVLRGLGANYGDLLRKLRQYNGDRPTEELFGATGVIATIVKSFVDSENIYTQHEAVLKRTLLQLFSGRLPVEQYPYLGPSSPGNAGASCFHQPQQPFTFKPKEVIVFMCGGYTYSEAAVINAINTGSAYTGSAASSLPQGPVHACIGGTGVLNSETFLSLLAAHA; encoded by the coding sequence ATGTCGACCGCGCCTCCCAATCTGTTTAGCACAGTGGCAGCCTACATGGACGCGATTCTCCCCGCAGACAACGCAATGAAGGTTTTGCTGGTGGACGAAGCCACCCTTCATATAATCTCCATGGTGCGCTCGCAGACATTTTTACTCAGCAGGGGTGTGTTTCTTGTAGCGCGCGTCGATAACCACTCGCAACGAAAGTGCATGGGGAACATGCGCTGTGTTGTGTTTATCCGACCGCAAGTTCTTAGTGTTAATGCGGTATGTGATGAACTCCGCAATCCAAAGTATGAGAGCTATGCCATTTACTTCAGTGCAGCAGCTCCATCAGAGCTACTCGATTCCTTAGCTTGCGCTGATGTGAGGGGTGTCGTGAGGTCAGTCTGCGAGGTGTTCTGCGACTTTGTTACACTGAATGCCGATGCGTTTGTCACCGCTGCCCCTGTTCCCAATGTGTTGCTACCTGGATTTATGAACTCTGGGTCATTGAAACGTGTGGCTGAGGGCATTGCGTCCACCTTTGTGGCTCACCGACGGCGCCCATACGTGCGTTATGATCAGCGGAGTGCTTTCGCTCGGAGCCTGGCAACGGTGCTCAATGATGTTCTAGGAGAAAACATTGAACTGTATGATTACAAGAGCAAGGATACCGTGTTGTTGATACTGGACCGGAACAGTGATGCCCTTACGCCTCTCATTACGCCATGGACGTACCAATCCATGCTCAACGAGCACGTAGGCCTTCAGTACAACCGACTACACTTCTCTGCTGCTACGTCTCAGAACAATcaggaacaaaaagggagcgaagagggggagggagagtACGTGTTTTCACCAAATGATGATTCCTTTTTTGCCGCGAATATGTTTGCAAACTGGGGGGATCTGTGCCAGAACGTAAAGGAATTTGTCGACAAATGCAAATCAACGATCAATATTGATCGGAATACGGCCACAATGGATGAAATAAAGGATTACGTGCAACGGATTTCACACACTAAGAGCATGGCGGGCTCAGTGGAAAAGCACGCTACAGTTGTAACGCACCTTTCATCAGAGATTAAGAAGCGTGGACTGCTCGAAACATCGCTTCTCGAGCAACACATGATCGTTGCTAATGACCCAACGGGGCATTGGAACCGCCTCCAGGATTTTGTTTGCCAGCGCAACCGCGGCAGTGGCGACGGTGTGGCGACTGTCACCGACATCGTCCGCTTATGCTTGATTTATCACCTGAAGTATGAAAAACCCCACCAACCATCGCGTGTGACAGAGGTGCTAAGGGGCCTAGGGGCAAACTACGGAGATCTATTGCGCAAACTACGCCAGTACAACGGTGACAGGCCGACTGAAGAGCTCTTTGGTGCCACTGGCGTCATAGCAACAATAGTTAAAAGCTTTGTTGATTCGGAGAATATTTATACACAGCACGAGGCAGTGTTGAAACGAACGCTACTGCAACTCTTCAGCGGTCGGCTACCCGTAGAGCAGTATCCGTATCTCGGCCCCTCTTCACCTGGGAACGCTGGTGCATCTTGTTTTCACCAGCCTCAGCAACCGTTCACGTTCAAACCGAAGGAAGTGATTGTTTTTATGTGCGGTGGATATACTTATTCCGAGGCGGCGGTAATTAATGCTATTAACACGGGTTCAGCATATACCGGCTCAGCCGCAAGTAGTCTTCCACAAGGTCCTGTGCACGCCTGCATCGGTGGGACTGGAGTCCTTAACAGTGAAACCTTCCTGAGCCTGCTAGCAGCGCACGCATGA
- a CDS encoding developmentally regulated GTP-binding protein, putative gives MSNLQKINDIEAEIARTQKNKATMAHLCQLKARLAQLKRELIASESKKGGAKGEGFDVQKTGDARIGFIGFPSVGKSTLLTKLTSTHSEVAAYEFTTLTCVPGVVSYRGAKLQMLDLPGIIEGAKDGKGRGRQVIAVARTCSLILIVLDIAKPLQHKLIIERELDGFGIRLNKKPPNIDIRKKDRGGISISSTCPLTHLDNETIKTILGEYRMSNADVMLRGDYTADELIDAIEGNRIYIPCIYVLNKIDQISIEELDIVSRIPHNCPISAHHSWNIDGLLECIWDHLNFIRLYTKPRGQVPDYDEPVILKKAPQPTVERFCLRLHRQMMKSFKHAWVWGASVKHQPQRVGKDHLLEDEDVVQVVKKV, from the coding sequence ATGTCCAATTTGCAGAAGATAAATGACATCGAGGCAGAGATCGCGCGGACGCAGAAGAACAAAGCGACGATGGCGCATCTTTGCCAACTGAAGGCCCGTCTTGCACAGCTGAAGCGCGAACTCATCGCCTCTGAGTCAAAGAAAGGAGGCGCAAAGGGTGAAGGTTTTGATGTGCAGAAGACTGGAGACGCCCGCATCGGTTTCATCGGGTTCCCTTCCGTGGGGAAGTCTACTCTTCTCACTAAACTCACATCCACACATTCCGAAGTGGCAGCGTACGAGTTCACTACGCTCACTTGTGTGCCCGGTGTTGTGAGCTATCGCGGTGCGAAGCTTCAAATGCTTGATTTACCAGGAATTATTGAGGGTGCTAAGGATGGTAAAGGTCGAGGTCGACAAGTTATTGCTGTTGCACGTACCTGCTCCCTTATTCTTATTGTGCTTGACATCGCGAAACCGCTTCAGCACAAACTTATCATTGAGCGTGAGCTTGATGGATTCGGCATCCGCCTGAACAAGAAACCACCCAACATCGATATCCGGAAGAAGGACCGTGGTGGTATTAGTATCTCTTCTACATGTCCATTAACCCACCTTGACAATGAAACCATTAAAACGATACTTGGTGAGTATCGCATGAGTAACGCGGACGTTATGTTGCGCGGGGATTATACGGCAGATGAATTAATTGACGCGATTGAGGGAAACCGTATTTATATTCCTTGTATTTATGTTCTTAACAAAATCGATCAGATCAGTATAGAGGAGCTTGATATTGTCTCCCGCATCCCACACAACTGCCCCATCAGTGCACACCACTCGTGGAACATCGATGGACTTTTGGAGTGTATATGGGACCACCTGAACTTCATTCGTCTCTACACGAAACCGCGTGGGCAGGTGCCCGACTACGACGAGCCGGTTATCCTCAAAAAGGCGCCACAACCCACGGTGGAGCGGTTTTGCCTGCGGTTGCATCGCCAGATGATGAAGAGTTTCAAGCACGCGTGGGTTTGGGGAGCCAGCGTGAAGCATCAACCGCAACGCGTAGGGAAGGACCATCTTcttgaggatgaggatgtgGTGCAGGTTGTGAAGAAGGTTTAG
- a CDS encoding guanylate kinase, putative, with product MLPPPHPREDEDLTRQRHSPAHIIVFVGPSGCGKSTLADEIMKRWPNRFAFSVSHTTRKPRKNEVNGKHYHFVSKEKFLQLLADGLFAEHSKSFTKAKRNTSDDCGPRGSGAEEDDEDTVYYGTSKMALHDVLSNGRIVLMDTDISGAIKIKRYCDEINTQLTGKTEQSVVQSNAGVIRRLQLHLIFVKCPNLEVGEQRLRNRGTETLTSLQRRFLSNRQCIQWYNAHTGFFNLTLVNDTLERCLEDLFSYVSGKILCSPSSKL from the coding sequence ATGTTGCCCCCTCCCCACCCgagggaagatgaagatTTGACTCGACAAAGACATTCTCCAGCGCATATCATCGTTTTTGTGGGTCCAAGTGGCTGCGGAAAGTCAACACTAGCAGATGAGATTATGAAAAGGTGGCCGAACCGGTTCGCCTTTAGTGTCAGTCACACAACTCGCAAGCCGCGTAAGAACGAAGTGAATGGGAAACACTACCACTTTGTTTCTAAGGAAAAGTTTCTTCAACTGCTTGCCGACGGTTTGTTTGCCGAGCACAGTAAAAGCTTCACAAAAGCGAAGCGAAACACAAGTGACGATTGCGGGCCGCGGGGTTCTGGCGCTGAGGAGGACGACGAAGACACAGTCTACTACGGGACCTCAAAGATGGCGCTCCACGATGTTCTTTCCAACGGACGAATTGTTCTGATGGATACAGACATCAGTGGGGCTATTAAGATAAAGAGATACTGCGATGAGATTAACACACAACTTACGGGCAAGACTGAGCAATCCGTCGTGCAGTCGAATGCGGGTGTTATACGACGGTTGCAGTTGCACCTTATCTTTGTTAAATGCCCAAACCTGGAGGTGGGGGAGCAACGGTTGCGCAACCGGGGAACGGAGACTTTGACGTCGCTTCAACGTCGCTTCCTGTCAAATAGGCAGTGTATTCAGTGGTACAATGCACACACCGGTTTCTTTAACCTCACGTTGGTTAATGATACACTGGAACGATGTCTAGAAGATCTTTTTTCCTACGTGAGTGGAAAGATACTTTGCTCACCGAGCAGTAAGTTGTGA
- a CDS encoding endonuclease V, putative produces the protein MGVGEMSEVTATKLDMWASMQKRLAAEVCVPNTNGMVELYEEGTECVKAPRDSFLLPHHLVEEFASSAIGPQLERDERRRGRHSPPILRHVGGVDISFIQGGDTAVACLAVMEYPSMKVCRTFVQRCEVKEPYITSYLAFREAGPLVQLIESVRDELFEEACFPQLLLVDGCGVHHPLRCGLASHLGVVLDIPTVGCAKKFLSIDGITRDSMDARFAEEHTVASRRFEGTYLSSSSGVCEACFVPIIGESGRLWGYAATPNRRVKNPIFISPGNRVGYAEAAALAVSMCKYRVPEPIRAADLHSREFIRRIQLNEC, from the coding sequence ATGGGTGTGGGAGAAATGAGTGAAGTTACCGCGACAAAGTTGGACATGTGGGCTTCCATGCAAAAAAGGTTGGCCGCTGAGGTGTGTGTACCCAACACCAATGGAATGGTGGAACTTTACGAGGAAGGTACTGAGTGTGTAAAGGCTCCACGCGACTCCTTCTTGCTTCCCCACCACCTTGTGGAAGAGTTTGCATCTTCTGCAATTGGACCACAACTTGAACGCGATGAACGCCGTCGGGGAAGGCACTCCCCTCCCATTCTCCGCCACGTCGGCGGCGTTGACATATCCTTTATTCAGGGAGGTGATACCGCAGTTGCTTGTCTTGCCGTGATGGAGTATCCGTCTATGAAAGTGTGCCGTACTTTTGTTCAGCGTTGTGAGGTCAAGGAACCATATATAACGTCTTACCTCGCGTTCCGGGAGGCGGGCCCACTGGTGCAGTTGATTGAGAGCGTACGTGATGAGTTATTTGAAGAGGCATGTTTCCCCCAACTTCTACTAGTTGATGGTTGTGGCGTGCACCATCCACTTCGATGTGGACTTGCAAGTCACTTGGGAGTTGTATTGGATATTCCCACCGTTGGATGCGCTAAGAAGTTCCTGTCGATAGATGGGATTACACGCGACTCTATGGATGCTCGTTTTGCAGAGGAACACACCGTAGCATCACGTCGATTTGAAGGTACATACCTTTCCAGTAGCTCGGGGGTGTGCGAGGCTTGCTTCGTACCTATAATTGGCGAGAGTGGAAGACTTTGGGGTTATGCGGCTACGCCCAACCGTCGAGTTAAAAACCCCATTTTCATTTCGCCTGGGAACCGCGTCGGATATGCAGAGGCCGCAGCGCTGGCTGTTTCCATGTGCAAATATCGTGTTCCCGAACCCATCCGCGCTGCCGACTTGCACTCGCGTGAGTTTATCCGACGGATTCAACTAAATGAATGCTGA
- a CDS encoding short-chain dehydrogenase, putative (possible short chain dehydrogenase) — MIFLLFISFIGWVLWSLYSLLSYRRVSVAGKTVVITGGSVGIGKHLALHFLRLGATVHVWDDNKEKLSQLSKEALLIPSPRPTKSANCDTEGLTETSANELEGNDCLKTVVVDLSNRFHLHRLVKQVGTVHIVVNAALNVSSKAFLDHADNAIERILHVNALCPLILARAFLPAMLERRDGYFVTITDANGLLGNASQPDFAASQWAAVGAHESIQMLIRENGCCGKVRTTLLCPYNVVSSQPTLLRTPSPFSSSRVMNTADAANTAEGQSVNTIRRSRILGYFLSIFRRPVTPEEAAEACVWAITHGVERLYIPYSLLFLTLFRFLPVPWFMWVISPSTQSTNVETSKGNCPSESDSSRSSSEK, encoded by the coding sequence ATGATATTTTTACTGTTCATAAGCTTTATTGGTTGGGTACTCTGGTCCCTGTACTCCCTCTTGTCGTACCGCCGCGTGTCTGTAGCGGGGAAGACTGTGGTGATTACAGGCGGCTCCGTAGGCATTGGAAAGCACCTTgcgcttcatttccttcgGCTTGGCGCGACCGTGCATGTATGGGACGACAACAAGGAGAAACTGTCACAGTTGTCTAAGGAGGCACTGCTGATTCCCTCTCCTCGGCCAACCAAAAGTGCAAACTGTGACACAGAAGGGTTAACGGAAACGAGCGCAAACGAGCTTGAGGGTAACGACTGCTTGAAgacagttgttgttgatttgtCCAATCGGTTTCATCTGCACCGTCTAGTGAAGCAGGTTGGAACCGTCCATATCGTCGTTAATGCGGCACTAAATGTGAGCAGCAAGGCGTTTTTGGACCATGCTGACAACGCTATTGAACGCATCCTGCACGTCAACGCTTTGTGCCCCCTTATCCTCGCAAGAGCCTTCCTCCCGGCGATGTTGGAGCGTCGGGACGGGTACTTCGTCACTATTACGGATGCGAACGGGTTGCTGGGAAACGCGTCACAGCCGGATTTCGCTGCCTCACAATGGGCGGCCGTTGGTGCGCACGAGAGCATCCAAATGCTAATTAGAGAAAATGGATGCTGCGGCAAGGTTCGTACGACATTGTTATGTCCGTACAATGTTGTGAGTAGTCAACCAACGTTACTACGGACACCATCACCGTTCTCTTCTTCTAGAGTAATGAACACAGCAGACGCGGCAAACACCGCAGAGGGGCAGTCAGTAAACACCATAAGGAGGTCTCGTATTCTGGGTTACTTCCTTTCAATCTTTAGGCGCCCTGTTACCCCGGAGGAGGCGGCAGAGGCCTGCGTTTGGGCCATCACACACGGTGTGGAACGGCTGTATATCCCGTACAGCCTGCTGTTCCTGACCCTTTTCAGGTTTTTACCGGTTCCGTGGTTTATGTGGGTGATTTCCCCGTCCACCCAAAGTACCAATGTAGAGACCAGCAAGGGGAATTGTCCAAGCGAAAGTGACAGTAGCAGGAGTAGTTCGGAGAAATGA